One Pseudomonas sp. B21_DOA genomic window, GGTCATGTCGGCGGTGAACGCGGTGTACCAGAAAATTTGCTGGGCGATGTTGCCCTGCGACGGTACCGGGCCGGACTCGGAGAAGGTCATGCCGGCCGCTTCCGGTGGCGCGTATTTTTTAGCCAGTCGACGTATTTGGTGGTGGCAAACACCGCCGCCGGGCCATTTGTGTCGCCGCCACGGGTCACGCTGGAGCCGACCGGGTGGCAGTCCTCGACGCGAATGCCCCACTCGTCGACCGGCAAACCGTTGGGAATGCCCTTGTCGCCGCCACCGGCCATGGAGAACCAGGCATCGGTGAAGCGCCAGCCCAGCGACGGGTCCTTCTTGCCATAGTCCATGTGGCCGTAGACGCGTTTGCCGTCGATTTCCTTGACGTCTTCGCTGAAGAATTTGGCGATGTCTTCATAGGCCGACCAGTTCACTGGCACGCCCAACTCGTAACCGTACTTCTCCTTGAACTTGGCTTTCAGATCGGCGCGCTCGAACCAGTCGGCGCGGAACCAGTACAGGTTGGCAAACTGCTGGTCGGGCAGTTGATAGATTTTGCCGTCCGGCGCGGTGGTGAAAGAGATGCCGATGAAGTCCTTGATGTCGAGGGTTGGCGAGGTGAAGTTCTTGCCTTCGTTGGCCATCAGGTCGGTGATCGATTCGGTCTTGCCGTAGCGAAAGTGCGTGCCGATGAGGTCGGAGTCATTGACCCAGCCGTCATAGATGTTCTTGTCCGACTGCATCACCGTCTGCATTTTCTCGACCACGTCGCCTTCCTGCAGCAGGTCGTGGGTGAGTTTGATCCCGGTGATTTCGCTGAAGGCCTTGGCCAGCACCTTGGACTCGTATTCGTGGGTGGTCAGGGTTTCCGAAACCACCTTGATGTCCATGCCGCGAAACGGCTCGGCGGCCTTGATGAACCACTTCAGTTCTTCAAGCTGCTGTTCGGCCGTCAGGGTCGAGGGCTTGAACTCGCTGCCGATCCATTTTTTGCAGCATCTTCGTAGGCGTCGGCCCAGGCAGATGCGCTCAGACCGCTGAGTGCCAGCATGGCTGCCAATGAAATGCTATGTCGCAGCTTATTGTTTTTATCGAACATAGAGACCTCCTGTTTAAGTTGTGGAGCCGCGTTGCCGAACGATTCGACTAGCCCCAACGCATCACAGCCAACAGCCACACCAGGGACAACGCGGACGCCACCCAGATGCTCCAGTCGGTGACGCCGATTACCAGCAAATGCAGGTAGGCGCTGCCGAGAAGACCGATAAACAAGCGATCGCCACGGGTGGTGGCAATCGGCAGAAACCCGCGCCGCAGAATGCTAGGCGAGCGCAATTCCCAGGTGGTCATGCCCACCAGAATCAGACCGATGCCGATGAAGAACGCGGCGGTCGGTGTCGTCCAGCTCATCCATTCCATCATCAGCTCCTCAGACTCGACCGAGGGCAAAGCCCTTGGCCACGTGGTTGCGTACAAACCAGATCACCAGCATGCCCGGCAGGATGGTCAACACCCCCGCCGCTGCCAGCACGCCCCAATCGATCCCCGACGCCGACACCGTGCGCGTCATCACCGCCGCAATCGGCTTGGCGTTGACCGAGGTCAGCGTGCGCGCCAGCAGCAGCTCGACCCAGGAAAACATGAAGCAGAAAAACGCCGTGACGCCGATACCGGAACCGATCAACGGGATGAAAATCTTCACGAAGAACTTGGGGAAACTGTAGCCGTCGATGTAGGCCGTTTCGTCGATCTCCTTGGGCACGCCGGACATGAAGCCTTCGAGAATCCACACCGCCAGCGGCACGTTGAACAGGCAGTGCGCCAAAGCCACGGCGATATGCGTGTCGAAAAGGCCGATCGACGAATACAACTGGAAGAACGGCAGCAAGAACACCGCCGGCGGCGCCATGCGATTGGTCAGCAGCCAGAAGAACAAGTGTTTGTCGCCGAGGAAACGATAGCGTGAAAACGCATAGGCCGCCGGTAACGCGACGCTCAGGGAAATCACCGTGTTGAGGCTGACGTAATACAGCGAGTTCAGATAGCCGGTGTACCAGCTCGGATCAGTGAAGATCACCTTGTAGTTCGCCAGCGTGAATTCCTGTGGGAAAAGTGTCAGGCCGCCGAGGATTTCGGTGTTGCTCTTGAACGACATGTTCAGCAGCCAGTAGATCGGCACCAACAGGAACAGGATGTACACCAGCAACGGAATAAGCTTTCTCTTGCTCATGGCCGGGCCTCAACGGTTGGCATCGGAGTGCGTCATGGCGGTATAGAACAGCCAGGACACCAACAGGATGATCAGGAAGTACACCAGCGAAAACGCCGCTGCCGGACCGAGGTCGAATTGCCCTACAGCCATCTGCGTCAACGTCTGACTCAAGAAGGTCGTGGCATTGCCCGGCCCGCCGCCGGTGAGCACGAACGGCTCGGTGTAGATCATGAAACTGTCCATGAAGCGCAGCATCACCGCGATCAGCAGTACGCTTTTCAGTTTGGGCAATTGAATGTGGCGGAACACCGCCCAGGCCGAGGCGCGGTCGATCCGCGCCGCCTGGTAATAGACGTCGGGAATTGCTCGCAAACCGGAGAAACACAGCAGCGCGACGAGCGAAGTCCAGTGCCAGACGTCCATCACCAGCACCGTCACCCACGCGTCCATGGTGTTGGCCGCGTAGTTGTAGCTGATGCCCATCGCGTTGAGGCTGGAACCGAGCAGGCCGATATCGGCGCGGCCGAAGATCTGCCAGATGGTGCCGACCACGTTCCACGGAATCAGCAGCGGAATCGCCAGAATGATCAGCACCACCGAAGACCAGCGGCCCTTGGTCGGCATGGTCAGCGCGACGGCGATGCCCAGCGGGATTTCGATCAGCAGCACGCACGCCGAGTAGATGAACTGGCGCAGCAGCGAGTCGTGCAGGCGCGGATCGAGCAGCACTTGCTTGTACCAGTCGGCACCGACGAAGTAGCGGCTGGACTGGTCGAAGATGTCCTGCACCGAATAGTTGACCACGGTCATCATCGGGATCACCGCACTGAACGCCACCAGCAGGAACACCGGCAACACCAGCCACCAGGCCTTGTTGTTCTGCACCATGTTCATGGCTGCACCTCCTCGTCGCTGACTTCCAGGAGAAATTCGTCGGCATAGACCATCAGCCATTGCGCCGGAAAACTGATGTACGCGGTGCCCTGCGGCACCGGTTTGTCTTCAGCCAGGCGCACCTTCAACGGCGCGCCGTCGAGGTTGAGGGTCATGATCTTGTAGGTGCAGAGGTCTTCGACGTGTACGACTTTTGCCTGCATCGCATCGTCAAACGGCTCGTCCCACACATGAATGAACTCGGGGCGGATGCCGACCTTGAGATTTTTCCACTGGCCGTGCTCGATATGGCGCTGCAAGGCGTCGGACAGTGGCAGGTGCGTCGAGGCGAAACCGACGCCACCGGGCTGCGGCTGTACCTCGATCAGGTTCATGCCGGGGCTGCCGATGAAATAGCCGACAAAGGTGTGGCTGGGGCGCTCGAACAATTCCCGTGGCGTACCGAACTGGACGATCTGGCCGCCGTACATCACCGCGATCTTGTCAGCGAAGGTCGAGGCTTCGAGCTGATCGTGGGTAACGTAGACCATGGTGATGTTGAACTGCTCATGGATCTGCTTGAGCTTGCGCCGCAGTTTCCACTTCAAGTGCGGGTCGATCACCGTCAGCGGCTCATCGAAGAGGATCGCCGAGACGTCATCGCGCACCAGGCCACGGCCCATGGAGACTTTCTGCTTTTCGTCGGCGGTGAGATTGCGCGCCTTCTTGCTCAGCAGATTCTGCAGATCGAGCACTTCGGCAATTTCCTGCACCTTGCTGTGCACTTTCGCCTCGGCCATGCCCTGGTTTCGCAGTGGGA contains:
- a CDS encoding DUF2160 domain-containing protein; amino-acid sequence: MEWMSWTTPTAAFFIGIGLILVGMTTWELRSPSILRRGFLPIATTRGDRLFIGLLGSAYLHLLVIGVTDWSIWVASALSLVWLLAVMRWG
- a CDS encoding carbohydrate ABC transporter permease, giving the protein MSKRKLIPLLVYILFLLVPIYWLLNMSFKSNTEILGGLTLFPQEFTLANYKVIFTDPSWYTGYLNSLYYVSLNTVISLSVALPAAYAFSRYRFLGDKHLFFWLLTNRMAPPAVFLLPFFQLYSSIGLFDTHIAVALAHCLFNVPLAVWILEGFMSGVPKEIDETAYIDGYSFPKFFVKIFIPLIGSGIGVTAFFCFMFSWVELLLARTLTSVNAKPIAAVMTRTVSASGIDWGVLAAAGVLTILPGMLVIWFVRNHVAKGFALGRV
- a CDS encoding sugar ABC transporter permease; amino-acid sequence: MNMVQNNKAWWLVLPVFLLVAFSAVIPMMTVVNYSVQDIFDQSSRYFVGADWYKQVLLDPRLHDSLLRQFIYSACVLLIEIPLGIAVALTMPTKGRWSSVVLIILAIPLLIPWNVVGTIWQIFGRADIGLLGSSLNAMGISYNYAANTMDAWVTVLVMDVWHWTSLVALLCFSGLRAIPDVYYQAARIDRASAWAVFRHIQLPKLKSVLLIAVMLRFMDSFMIYTEPFVLTGGGPGNATTFLSQTLTQMAVGQFDLGPAAAFSLVYFLIILLVSWLFYTAMTHSDANR
- a CDS encoding ABC transporter ATP-binding protein, whose product is MAEIRLQHLAHSYSKTPSGAEDYAIREMDHVWEQGGAYALLGPSGCGKSTLLNIISGLLSPSQGHVLFDGKAVNDLTPEKRNIAQVFQFPVVYDTMTVFDNLAFPLRNQGMAEAKVHSKVQEIAEVLDLQNLLSKKARNLTADEKQKVSMGRGLVRDDVSAILFDEPLTVIDPHLKWKLRRKLKQIHEQFNITMVYVTHDQLEASTFADKIAVMYGGQIVQFGTPRELFERPSHTFVGYFIGSPGMNLIEVQPQPGGVGFASTHLPLSDALQRHIEHGQWKNLKVGIRPEFIHVWDEPFDDAMQAKVVHVEDLCTYKIMTLNLDGAPLKVRLAEDKPVPQGTAYISFPAQWLMVYADEFLLEVSDEEVQP